In Trichocoleus sp., a single genomic region encodes these proteins:
- the ltrA gene encoding group II intron reverse transcriptase/maturase, producing the protein MKRRGTHSNACSTETPPTLRGGTTAIPGVERIAQRARQQPETCFSTLMHHFSVENLRVCFESLDGKKAVGIDGVTKEQYGEELEDNLQRLHQKLHQMSYRPEAVRRVEIPKEDGSTRPLGISCIEDKTIQEMTRRILEAIYEPTFLDTSYGFRAGRSCHDALRQLNLEMMRQRVNWVADLDLARFFDTMPHQEILSVLALRIKDRKFLQLIARMLKAGVQTPGGVVVDELGSPQGSIVSPVIANIFLDHVLDQWFSQVVRQHCRGYCSIIRYADDTMVLFEREDDAHRFMRVLPLRLAKFGLALNQTKTQLLRFGKQAAWQAIKSGHKLPTLDFLGFTHYWGRSRTGKVRLKRKTSKKRLRRALVDLKQWLRQERNARRLPQLWQAIGSKMRGHFNYFGVTDNSRALYQFERSVHNLLFKWLNRRSQRRSFTWDSFLKYMARFPLPRPGRLVSLLPVLSVG; encoded by the coding sequence ATGAAGCGAAGGGGGACACATTCAAACGCCTGTTCGACGGAAACGCCGCCCACACTCAGAGGTGGAACAACGGCGATACCGGGAGTCGAACGGATAGCCCAACGGGCACGCCAACAGCCAGAGACCTGTTTCTCCACATTGATGCACCACTTTAGTGTGGAAAATCTGCGAGTTTGCTTCGAGTCACTCGATGGCAAGAAGGCAGTGGGTATCGATGGCGTGACCAAGGAGCAGTACGGGGAAGAACTGGAGGACAACCTCCAGCGTCTGCACCAGAAACTGCACCAGATGTCGTATCGCCCAGAAGCGGTGCGACGAGTGGAGATACCTAAAGAGGACGGGAGTACCCGCCCGCTTGGGATCAGTTGCATAGAGGACAAGACCATCCAGGAGATGACACGACGCATCCTCGAAGCCATCTATGAACCAACATTTCTCGACACCTCCTATGGGTTTAGGGCAGGGCGGAGTTGTCACGACGCTCTACGACAACTCAACTTGGAGATGATGAGGCAACGGGTGAATTGGGTGGCGGACTTGGATCTAGCTCGGTTTTTCGACACCATGCCGCATCAGGAGATACTCTCTGTCCTGGCATTGCGAATCAAAGATAGGAAATTTCTGCAATTGATTGCACGAATGCTTAAAGCAGGGGTGCAAACGCCTGGAGGAGTGGTGGTCGATGAACTGGGTAGCCCGCAAGGGTCAATTGTCTCTCCGGTGATTGCGAACATATTCCTTGACCATGTTCTAGACCAGTGGTTTAGTCAGGTGGTGCGACAGCACTGTCGGGGATACTGTTCCATCATCCGCTATGCCGACGACACGATGGTGCTGTTTGAACGGGAAGACGACGCTCACCGCTTTATGCGGGTCTTACCACTGCGACTAGCGAAATTCGGGTTAGCGCTGAACCAAACCAAAACTCAACTGCTGAGATTTGGCAAACAAGCTGCTTGGCAGGCAATCAAAAGTGGACATAAACTCCCTACCCTTGATTTCTTAGGCTTCACCCATTACTGGGGTCGGAGCCGGACAGGGAAGGTTAGGTTGAAGCGCAAAACCTCGAAGAAGCGGTTGCGACGTGCTTTGGTAGACCTGAAACAATGGTTACGCCAAGAACGTAACGCCCGCAGGTTACCGCAGTTGTGGCAAGCGATTGGGAGCAAGATGCGAGGGCACTTCAACTACTTTGGAGTGACCGACAATAGTCGAGCGCTGTACCAATTTGAGCGATCTGTTCACAATCTTCTGTTCAAGTGGTTAAACCGCCGCAGCCAGCGTCGCAGCTTTACCTGGGATAGCTTTCTCAAGTACATGGCGCGATTCCCACTGCCGCGACCGGGGCGCTTAGTCTCACTGCTTCCTGTTCTTTCTGTTGGGTGA